The following coding sequences lie in one Arachis hypogaea cultivar Tifrunner chromosome 4, arahy.Tifrunner.gnm2.J5K5, whole genome shotgun sequence genomic window:
- the LOC112797284 gene encoding probable protein S-acyltransferase 14, translating into MHRSGAFMAWNVFKFCTSLRGLGSVMILLVLGVVGVSYYAVVLTNFGPALYNSGGIASLSSSLAVLILFHSLLVMLLWCYFAVVFTDPGIVPPNWRPVVDEERGEADPLNGVELSNLQSDPSNQLIRYCRKCSQPKPARCHHCSVCGRCVLKMDHHCIWVVNCVGALNYKYFILFLFYTFLETTLVTISLLPYFIAFFTDEEIPGTPGTLATTFLTFVLNLAFSLSVFGFLIMHLSLVAANTTTIEAYEKKTTPKWRYDLGTRKNFEQVFGTDKRYWFIPAYAEEDIRRMPALQGLEYPLRPDFDSQEC; encoded by the exons atgcATAGATCTGGTGCTTTCATGGCTTGGAACGTGTTCAAGTTCTGCACTTCTCTGCGTGGACTTGGCTCTGTCATGAtcctcttggtccttggggtcgtTGGTGTTTCCTATTATGCGGTTGTGTTGACTAATTTTGGACCTGCTTTGTATAATTCCGGTGGCAttgcttctctttcttcttccctcgCTGTGTTGATCTTGTTTCATTCTTTG CTGGTTATGTTATTGTGGTGTTACTTTGCTGTTGTGTTTACGGATCCGGGTATTGTACCGCCTAACTGGAGGCCTGTAGTTGATGAAGAGAGAGGAGAGGCTGACCCATTAAATGGGGTAGAATTAAGTAATTTGCAATCTGATCCTTCAAACCAGCTGATCCGGTATTGCCGGAAGTGTAGTCAGCCTAAGCCAGCTCGATGCCATCATTGCTCTGTTT GTGGGCGTTGTGTGCTGAAGATGGACCACCATTGTATCTGGGTAGTCAACTGTGTTGGTGCTCTAAATTACAAGTATTTCATTCTATTCTTG TTTTACACCTTTCTTGAGACTACTCTTGTGACTATATCATTACTGCCATATTTCATAGCATTCTTTACTGATGAAGAAATTCCCGGAACACCTGGCACACTTGCCACAACTTTCCTTACTTTTG TTTTGAATCTGGCCTTTTCGTTGAGTGTCTTCGGATTTCTAATCATGCACCTATCACTAGTAGCTGCAAATACAACTACTATTGAG GCATACGAGAAGAAAACTACTCCAAAATGGCGTTATGACCTTGGTACTAGAAAAAATTTTGAACAG GTTTTTGGGACAGACAAGAGATACTGGTTTATCCCTGCTTATGCGGAAGAAGATATACGAAGGATGCCAGCTCTTCAGGGTCTTGAGTATCCATTAAGACCCGACTTCGACTCCCAAGAGTGCTGA